The following proteins come from a genomic window of Drosophila sulfurigaster albostrigata strain 15112-1811.04 chromosome X, ASM2355843v2, whole genome shotgun sequence:
- the LOC133849363 gene encoding tyrosine-protein phosphatase corkscrew isoform X3, whose translation MIRWQDKKYDVGGGDSFATLSELIAHYKRNPMVETCGTVVHLRQPFNATRITAAGINARVDQLVKGGFWEEFESLQQDSRDTFSRQEGYKDENRLKNRYRNILPYDHTRVKLQDVERSAPGAEYINANYIRLPTDGDLYNMSSSSESLNSVQSCAACTAAQTQRNCPNCQQLNKTCVQCAVKSATLPYSNCVTCGRKSDSLSKHKRSESLSTSTASLNGCLAMLLKKNCGDASPPPSVLSHATSSGVSGSLLSVERDMFKTYIATQGCLANTKTDFWNMIWQENTRVIVMTTKEIERGKTKCERYWPDEGQCKQFGHAKVQCVKENSTNDYTLREFLFSWRDKPERRIYHYHFQVWPDHGVPADPGCVLNFLQDVNTKQSNLTHAGEKPGPICVHCSAGIGRTGTFIVIDMILDQIMRNGLDTEIDIQRTIQMVRSQRSGMVQTEAQYKFVYYAVQHYIQTLIARKRAEEQSIQVGREYTNIKYTDEIGNDSQRSPLPPAISNLSLVASKATGAAAAAGGGGGGGAAVAAGSTGDPLAALNAANAASGKHVSKLQPPLPPLGANNNNNSAANSSSSSNSNNHCNNMNGGSGNSNSNANGNGNILGSNGGNSNLRKSNFYSDSLAAFKQQKHIDQAAAAAASQATTAAAATSATAPATAAAAASATAAAATAAAAAAKYKNIPKDMNSLRQPHIAAYAAAPALPPPPTPPRKT comes from the exons ATGATTCGATGGCAG GATAAGAAATACGACGTTGGCGGTGGAGATTCGTTTGCCACACTTTCCGAACTGATTGCACACTACAAACGCAACCCGATGGTGGAGACCTGTGGCACAGTGGTGCATCTGCGTCAGCCCTTCAATGCCACACGCATCACAGCGGCCGGCATCAATGCTCGCGTCGATCAGCTGGTCAAG GGTGGGTTCTGGGAGGAGTTCGAGTCGCTGCAGCAGGACAGTCGGGATACTTTTTCGCGCCAGGAGGGCTACAAGGATGAGAACCGCCTGAAGAATCGCTACCGCAACATATTGCCCT ATGATCACACGCGTGTGAAGCTGCAGGATGTGGAGCGCAGTGCACCGGGAGCCGAGTACATAAATGCCAACTACATACGCTTACCCACCGACGGCGATCTGTACAACATGAGCAGCTCCTCGGAGAGCCTCAACTCGGTGCAATCGTGTGCCGCTTGCACCGCCGCGCAGACGCAACGCAACTGCCCCAACTGCCAGCAGCTGAACAAGACGTGCGTCCAATGCGCCGTCAAATCGGCAACGTTGCCCTACAGCAATTGTGTGACCTGTGGCCGCAAATCCGATTCGCTGAGCAAGCATAAACGCAGCGaatcgctgtcgacgtcgacggccTCGCTCAACGGTTGCCTTGCCATGCTGCTGAAGAAGAACTGCGGCGATGCCTCGCCCCCGCCCTCGGTGTTGTCGCATGCCACAAGCAGCGGCGTCTCCGGTTCGCTGCTGAGCGTCGAGCGCGACATGTTCAAGACGTACATTGCCACCCAGGGCTGTTTGGCGAACACGAAAACGGACTTCTGGAACATGATTTGGCAGGAGAATACGCGCGTCATTGTGATGACCACCAAGGAGATTGAGCGCGGCAAGACCAAGTGCGAACGCTATTGGCCCGACGAGGGACAGTGCAAGCAATTTGGTCACGCCAAGGTCCAGTGCGTCAAGGAGAACTCCACCAATGACTATACGCTGCGCGAGTTTTTGTTCTCGTGGCGCGACAAACCCGAGCGCCGCATCTATCACTATCATTTCCAAGTGTGGCCCGATCACGGTGTGCCCGCCGATCCTGGCTGTGTGCTCAACTTCCTGCAGGATGTCAACACCAAGCAGAGCAATCTCACGCATGCTGGCGAGAAACCC GGTCCTATTTGTGTGCACTGCTCGGCGGGAATTGGCCGCACGGGCACTTTTATTGTCATTGACATGATACTGGATCAGATCATGCGAAATG GCTTGGACACCGAAATTGATATTCAGCGCACAATTCAAATGGTGCGCTCGCAGCGCTCAGGCATGGTGCAAACGGAGGCGCAGTACAAGTTTGTCTATTACGCCGTGCAGCATTATATCCAGACGCTGATCGCACGCAAGCGGGCCGAGGAGCAGAGCATACAGGTTGGACGCGAGTACACCAACATCAA GTACACTGATGAAATTGGCAATGATTCACAAAGATCTCCACTACCACCAGCAATTTCTAATCTAAGTCTAGTAGCAAGTAAGGCAACgggtgcagcagcagcagcaggaggaggaggaggaggaggtgcagcagtagcagcggGCTCAACAGGAGATCCATTGGCAGCGTTGAATGCTGCAAATGCGGCGAGCGGCAAACATGTCTCGAAATTGCAACCACCGTTGCCGCCGTTGGgcgcaaacaacaacaacaatagcgcagcgaacagcagcagcagcagcaacagcaacaatcatTGCAATAACATGaacggcggcagcggcaacagtaacagcaatgccaatggcaacggcaacattCTTGGCAGCAAtggcggcaacagcaatttgcgcaaatcaaatttttatagcGATTCGTTGGCCGCCTTCAAGCAACAGAAGCACATTGATCaggcagccgcagcagcggcGTCGCAGGCAaccactgcagcagcagcaacatcagcaacagcacctgcaactgcagcagcagcagcatctgcaacagcagccgcagcaacagcagcagcagcagcag ccaaatacaaaaacattcCCAAAGACATGAACAGTTTGAGGCAGCCACATATTGCCGCATATGCTGCTGCGCCTGcgctgccgccgccaccgACGCCGCCGCGCAAAACATGA